In Carya illinoinensis cultivar Pawnee chromosome 9, C.illinoinensisPawnee_v1, whole genome shotgun sequence, the following are encoded in one genomic region:
- the LOC122276443 gene encoding cytochrome P450 98A2, translating into MAPFLLIPIVLVTLFLAYNIYQRLRFKLPPGPRPWPIVGNLYDIKPVRFRCFAEWAQGYGPVISVWFGSTLNVIVSNSELAKEVLKENDQQLADRHRSRSAAKFSRDGKDLIWADYGPHYVKVRKVCTLELFSPKRLESLRPIREDEVTAMVESIFNDCTNSDNKGKSLLVKKYLGAVAFNNITRLAFGKRFVNSEGVMDEQGLEFKAIVANGLKLGASLAMAEHIPWLRWMFPLEEEAFAKHGARRDRLTRAIMEEHTQARQKSGGAKQHFVDALLTLPDKYDLSEDTIIGLLWDMITAGMDTTAISVEWGMAELIKNPRVQQKAQEELDRVIGLERVVTEADFSNLPYLQCVAKEALRLHPPTPLMLPHRANANVKVGGYDIPKGSNVHVNVWAIARDPAVWKNPLEFRPERFLEEDVDMKGHDFRLLPFGAGRRVCPGAQLGINLVTSMLAHLLHHFVWTPPEGIKPEEIDMSENPGLVTYMRSPLQAMAAPRLPSHLYKRMAVDM; encoded by the exons ATGGCGCCTTTCCTTCTAATACCCATCGTGCTTGTCACCCTCTTCCTCGCATACAACATCTACCAGCGGCTTAGATTCAAGCTCCCCCCGGGGCCTCGCCCGTGGCCGATCGTCGGAAACCTCTACGACATAAAGCCAGTGAGGTTCCGGTGCTTTGCCGAGTGGGCTCAAGGGTACGGCCCAGTTATATCGGTGTGGTTCGGATCGACGCTAAACGTGATCGTGTCGAACTCGGAGTTGGCAAAGGAAGTGCTCAAGGAAAATGACCAGCAACTGGCGGACAGGCACAGAAGTAGGTCGGCAGCAAAGTTTAGCAGGGATGGGAAGGATCTTATCTGGGCGGACTATGGTCCTCACTATGTGAAGGTCAGGAAAGTGTGCACCCTTGAGCTTTTCTCGCCCAAGAGACTTGAGTCTCTTAGACCCATTAGGGAAGATGAGGTTACAGCCATGGTTGAATCCATTTTCAACGACTGCACCAATTCTG ATAATAAGGGTAAAAGTTTGTTGGTGAAGAAATATTTGGGAGCAGTGGCATTCAACAACATTACAAGACTGGCATTTGGTAAGCGGTTTGTGAACTCAGAAGGCGTAATGGACGAGCAAGGGTTAGAATTCAAGGCAATCGTGGCCAATGGGCTGAAGCTTGGTGCATCACTTGCCATGGCAGAGCACATTCCATGGCTTCGTTGGATGTTCCCTCTTGAGGAAGAGGCATTCGCCAAACACGGCGCAAGGAGGGATAGACTCACTAGGGCTATCATGGAAGAGCACACTCAGGCACGCCAGAAGAGTGGTGGTGCCAAGCAGCATTTCGTTGATGCTCTGCTTACACTGCCGGACAAATACGACCTCAGCGAGGACACCATCATTGGACTTCTTTGG GACATGATCACTGCAGGCATGGATACCACCGCAATCTCTGTAGAATGGGGCATGGCGGAGCTCATCAAGAACCCAAGGGTACAACAGAAGGCCCAAGAGGAGCTAGACCGTGTCATCGGATTGGAACGCGTCGTGACAGAAGCTGACTTTTCGAACCTACCTTACCTGCAATGTGTAGCCAAAGAGGCACTAAGGTTGCACCCTCCAACCCCACTAATGCTCCCCCACCGAGCCAATGCCAATGTAAAAGTTGGTGGCTATGACATCCCTAAGGGATCAAATGTTCATGTCAACGTTTGGGCGATTGCACGTGATCCGGCAGTGTGGAAAAATCCACTTGAGTTCCGGCCGGAGCGGTTCCTTGAGGAGGATGTTGATATGAAGGGCCATGACTTCCGACTACTTCCATTTGGCGCCGGCCGGCGAGTGTGCCCCGGTGCTCAACTTGGTATCAATTTGGTCACGTCCATGCTTGCTCACCTACTGCACCATTTTGTTTGGACACCACCAGAGGGGATAAAGCCAGAGGAGATTGACATGTCTGAAAATCCTGGATTGGTCACTTATATGCGGAGCCCATTACAAGCCATGGCTGCTCCCAGGTTGCCATCCCACTTGTACAAACGTATGGCGGTCGACATgtag
- the LOC122275816 gene encoding cytochrome P450 98A2-like — translation MALFLIPISLIIILFLAYKLYRRLRFKLPPGPRPWPIVGNLYNITPVRFRCFAEWAEAYGPVISVWFGSTLNVIVSNSELAKEVLKVHDQQLADRYRTRSSARFSRDGKDLIWANYGPHYVKVRKLCTLELFSLKRLESLRPIREDEVTAMVESIFQDCTHPDNSGKSLLVRKYLEVVSFNHITRLAFGKRFVNSEGVMDEQGLEFKAIGANGRKLGASLTMAEHIPWLRWMFPLEEEALAKHGERRDRLTRVIMEEHTQARQKSGGAKQHFVDALLTLQQEYDLSEDTIIGLLWDMITAGMDTIAISVEWGMAELIKNPRVQQKAQEELDRVIGFERIVTEADFSILPYLQCVVKESLRLHPPTPLMLPHRANADVKIGGYDIPKESNVHVNVWAIAHDPAVWKNPFEFRPERFLEEDVDMKGHDFRLLPFGAGRRVCPGAQLGINLVTSMFAHLLHHFVWTPPGGMKAEEIDMSGNPGLVTYMRTPLQAVATPRLPSHLNKRVAVDI, via the exons ATGGCTCTCTTCCTAATACCCATCTCACTTATTATCATCCTCTTCCTTGCATACAAGCTCTACCGACGGCTTAGATTCAAGCTCCCACCCGGCCCTCGACCGTGGCCGATCGTCGGCAACCTCTACAACATAACGCCAGTGCGATTCCGGTGCTTTGCCGAGTGGGCAGAGGCCTACGGCCCCGTCATATCCGTATGGTTCGGGTCCACTTTGAACGTGATCGTGTCGAACTCGGAGCTGGCAAAGGAAGTGCTGAAGGTACATGACCAGCAGCTGGCTGATAGGTACAGGACTAGGTCATCGGCTAGGTTCAGCAGGGATGGCAAGGACCTCATCTGGGCGAATTATGGACCTCATTATGTGAAGGTCAGGAAGCTGTGCACCCTTGAGCTTTTCTCGCTCAAGAGGCTTGAGTCTCTTAGACCCATTAGGGAAGATGAAGTTACAGCCATGGTTGAATCCATTTTCCAGGACTGCACCCATCCTG ATAATTCCGGTAAAAGTTTGCTGGTGAGGAAATACTTGGAAGTAGTGTCATTCAACCACATTACAAGGCTAGCATTTGGGAAGCGGTTTGTGAACTCAGAGGGGGTAATGGACGAGCAAGGGTTGGAATTCAAGGCAATCGGCGCCAATGGACGGAAGCTTGGTGCATCACTTACCATGGCAGAGCACATTCCATGGCTTCGATGGATGTTCCCACTTGAAGAAGAGGCACTCGCCAAGCACGGTGAAAGAAGGGATAGACTTACTAGAGTTATCATGGAAGAGCACACTCAGGCACGCCAGAAGAGTGGTGGTGCCAAGCAGCATTTTGTAGATGCCTTGCTTACATTGCAGCAAGAATACGATCTTAGCGAGGACACCATCATTGGACTCCTTTGG GACATGATCACTGCAGGCATGGATACCATCGCAATCTCAGTAGAATGGGGCATGGCCGAACTCATCAAGAACCCAAGGGTGCAACAGAAGGCACAAGAGGAGTTAGACCGTGTCATTGGGTTCGAACGCATCGTGACTGAAGCTGATTTTTCTATCCTACCTTACCTACAATGTGTAGTCAAAGAGTCACTGAGATTGCACCCTCCAACCCCACTGATGCTCCCACACCGAGCTAATGCCGATGTCAAAATTGGTGGCTACGACATTCCTAAGGAATCAAATGTTCACGTAAATGTTTGGGCCATAGCACATGATCCAGCAGTGTGGAAGAATCCGTTCGAGTTCCGCCCAGAGCGGTTCCTTGAGGAGGATGTTGACATGAAGGGCCATGACTTTCGTCTACTTCCATTTGGGGCAGGCCGGCGAGTGTGCCCCGGTGCTCAACTTGGTATCAACTTGGTCACGTCCATGTTTGCTCACCTATTGCACCATTTTGTCTGGACACCACCCGGGGGGATGAAGGCAGAGGAGATTGACATGTCCGGAAACCCTGGATTGGTCACCTACATGCGGACCCCGTTACAAGCAGTGGCAACTCCCAGGTTGCCTTCACACTTGAACAAACGTGTGGCAGTCGACATATGA